From Thiomicrospira sp. XS5, one genomic window encodes:
- a CDS encoding YdcF family protein gives MRLTSSASQQGVDWDGLLMLVLSTLFILATLGLSWLWLIFKTYLTAQQAPTPSQIQRPLIVFGKQLHHNQIDNDYRARLQRVLALQTDQPIFVLGGITAPNSVSEAKAGETFLRHRQPSLESQLILEESSRNTLENLKQARLFLARQDNPLQVDLLSNRYHLYRCQALAKGLGFDVTLVAAEDRFDGHWTNCYKIFMEAFFSHWYHTGARVSRWLNNKRMLAKIH, from the coding sequence ATGCGCTTAACCTCAAGCGCATCCCAGCAAGGGGTCGATTGGGACGGGCTGCTCATGCTCGTCTTGTCGACCTTATTCATCCTCGCCACCCTTGGCCTTTCCTGGCTTTGGCTCATCTTCAAAACCTACCTAACCGCACAGCAAGCGCCCACACCCTCGCAAATTCAACGCCCGTTAATCGTGTTTGGCAAACAGCTACACCATAACCAAATCGACAACGATTATCGCGCCCGTTTACAGCGTGTGCTCGCCTTGCAGACCGACCAGCCCATTTTTGTGCTCGGCGGCATCACCGCGCCCAATTCGGTGTCCGAAGCCAAGGCCGGCGAAACGTTTTTACGGCACCGCCAACCCAGTCTGGAATCGCAATTGATATTGGAAGAATCCTCCCGCAACACCTTGGAAAACCTGAAACAGGCCCGGCTGTTTTTGGCCCGACAAGACAACCCGCTTCAAGTCGACTTGTTGTCCAATCGCTATCACCTTTACCGCTGTCAGGCACTGGCGAAGGGACTAGGGTTCGACGTCACCTTGGTGGCCGCCGAAGACCGTTTTGACGGCCACTGGACAAACTGTTATAAAATTTTCATGGAAGCTTTTTTCAGCCATTGGTATCATACCGGCGCACGGGTCAGCCGATGGCTTAACAACAAACGCATGCTTGCCAAAATTCACTGA
- the fabG gene encoding 3-oxoacyl-ACP reductase FabG: protein MDKLKRALITGGSGDIGSAIAKQLAEDGFHVIVHANHNLAKAEAIVADLTAQNWSAEAVQFDITQADAVETALNTLLEQGPIQVIVNNAGIHDDAVMAGMTAEQWQSVIDVSLNGFFNVTQPLLMPMIRTRWGRIINIASIAGVAGNRGQTNYAAAKAGLIGASKSLALELASRKITVNVIAPGIIEGDMTQDVFPPEVIKKAVPMQRAGQPDDIAHAVSYLASDKAGYITNQVLNINGGMI from the coding sequence AACGTGCGCTCATCACCGGCGGCAGCGGCGACATCGGTTCCGCCATCGCCAAACAACTCGCCGAAGACGGTTTTCACGTCATCGTGCACGCCAACCACAATCTGGCCAAAGCCGAGGCCATCGTCGCCGATTTAACCGCACAAAACTGGTCGGCTGAAGCCGTCCAGTTCGACATCACTCAGGCCGACGCCGTGGAGACCGCACTGAATACCCTGTTGGAACAAGGGCCGATTCAAGTCATCGTCAATAACGCCGGCATTCACGACGATGCCGTGATGGCGGGCATGACAGCAGAACAATGGCAGTCGGTCATTGACGTATCTCTGAACGGCTTTTTCAACGTCACCCAACCATTGCTGATGCCGATGATTCGAACCCGCTGGGGCCGCATCATCAATATCGCCTCCATTGCCGGTGTGGCCGGGAACCGCGGCCAAACCAACTACGCTGCGGCCAAAGCCGGCTTGATCGGCGCCAGCAAATCCCTGGCGCTGGAACTGGCCTCACGCAAAATCACCGTCAACGTCATCGCTCCCGGCATTATCGAAGGCGATATGACACAGGATGTGTTCCCGCCGGAGGTCATCAAAAAAGCCGTTCCGATGCAACGCGCCGGGCAACCGGATGACATCGCCCACGCCGTCAGTTACCTGGCTTCCGACAAGGCTGGCTACATCACCAACCAAGTGCTGAATATCAACGGTGGCATGATCTGA
- a CDS encoding glycosyltransferase family 2 protein: MTPSTFAILIPAYNEALTITDVIDSALAITPNVLVVNDASQDNTAELVRQTPALLLEHEHNRGKASALLTGFAKATELGMECVITLDGDGQHDPQQIPQLLAAFAEAPQNMVIAARLQNRENAPKARLMANKIADFWVSWAASSPIADSQSGFRLYPIDLIRNLKTNAVNPSGFVFESEVLIDASAAGFGFTFVPIASCYPEERRASHFRPGFDITQITLMVAGKLLRKGLNLPGLVKSLTKRPHIAHPDA, from the coding sequence ATGACACCTTCCACTTTCGCCATTTTGATTCCCGCTTACAACGAAGCCTTGACCATCACCGATGTCATTGATTCCGCACTGGCCATCACCCCGAACGTTCTGGTCGTCAACGACGCTTCCCAAGACAATACCGCCGAACTGGTTCGCCAAACCCCGGCTTTGCTGTTGGAGCACGAACACAATCGCGGCAAGGCCAGTGCCTTATTGACCGGCTTCGCCAAAGCGACTGAGCTCGGCATGGAGTGCGTTATTACGTTGGACGGTGACGGCCAACATGACCCGCAACAAATCCCGCAATTGCTCGCCGCATTTGCAGAAGCCCCCCAAAACATGGTCATTGCCGCCCGTTTGCAAAACCGTGAAAATGCCCCCAAAGCTCGCCTGATGGCCAATAAAATCGCCGACTTCTGGGTCAGCTGGGCGGCTTCCAGCCCAATTGCCGACAGTCAATCCGGTTTCCGGCTCTATCCCATTGATTTAATCCGCAACCTGAAAACCAATGCCGTCAACCCTTCCGGCTTTGTCTTTGAAAGTGAAGTGTTGATTGATGCTTCCGCCGCCGGATTTGGCTTCACCTTCGTGCCCATCGCCTCCTGTTATCCGGAAGAACGCCGAGCCAGCCATTTCCGGCCGGGTTTCGACATCACCCAAATCACTTTGATGGTGGCCGGTAAACTGCTCCGCAAAGGTCTAAACCTGCCAGGCCTGGTCAAATCTCTGACAAAACGGCCTCATATCGCCCACCCGGACGCATAG